Below is a genomic region from Kribbella qitaiheensis.
CGGTCCTTCGCCGTACGGCGGAATTGGCCCGCCAGGCAGCCGAGGTGGCACCCGTCGCCGGCCGGCCGATCGGTGCCGCGAATGCCGCCCTGCCCTGGCCCGGCGAGCCGCATCTGGATCTCTGGCACGCCACCACGATCCTCAGGGAGTCCAGAGGCGACGGCCATGTCTCAGCGTTGGTCACTGCGGGCATCACCCCGTGCCAGGCGAACATCACCATGTCCGCGGCGGGTGGCCCGTCCAAGGCGGTCTACCGGGCTGCCCGGCGGTGGAGCGATGACGAGTGGGCCGAAGCCGAGGAGGACCTCAGGTCTCGGGGACTACTCGCGGCCGACGGCACCCTGACCGAGCAGGGTCGAGCGCTTCGCCAGCAGGTCGAGGACACCACCGACGCATTGGCCGAGCAGGGCTGGTCGAGGCTCGGCGACGCCGCGACCGAAGAACTTGACCGGCTGATCCGCCCGTTCACCGGCGCGATCATGGCCTCGGGCCTGATCCCGCCCGACAACCCGATGGCTCTGCGCTGGGAGAAGAACGAACTCCCGAGCTAGCGCCGTTTCTCCGGTCCGCGGAAGGTCACGTAGATGAGGGCGACGCCCAGGGCCGCGACTATCGGGCCGACGATCGCCCAGAGACTCTGGCCGCTCATCGAACTGCCACCGATGTACCCGAGACCTTGCAGTGCCCACACCACCCCGGCAACCGTCAGCAGCACCCCGAGCGCGGTCAGCACAACCTTCTTCATCCCAGTCCCTTTCGGCAGACGCTGTTGAGACTAGCTCGCTTGGATGCGGGTGGAGACCAGCTCCAGGGCTTTGGCGAGATCCTCGCCTGTAGGGGCCTTGGCTGGGTCGAACAGCCACAGCACCA
It encodes:
- a CDS encoding SCO6745 family protein, whose product is MSETRARRMWKALEPYHAISYFAPETRQATDALGLRGGWMSYFACRAAPLGQVGPEVVTAVFYNFHPSMVARALPDAWGLASPDQVLKARMEAVDHAVRRMLPDAGTVLRRTAELARQAAEVAPVAGRPIGAANAALPWPGEPHLDLWHATTILRESRGDGHVSALVTAGITPCQANITMSAAGGPSKAVYRAARRWSDDEWAEAEEDLRSRGLLAADGTLTEQGRALRQQVEDTTDALAEQGWSRLGDAATEELDRLIRPFTGAIMASGLIPPDNPMALRWEKNELPS